From one Catellatospora sp. IY07-71 genomic stretch:
- a CDS encoding thioesterase family protein, producing the protein MVQQLTAGLTAKVQLTVSDADTAQALGSGDVPVLGTPRVIALAEAATVAATARVLESGQTTVGVRVELDHRSATPVGRSVVAEALLTKVDGRRLTFEVTVRDGDTVAAEGRVERVLVDRHRFVEKATG; encoded by the coding sequence ATGGTGCAGCAGCTCACTGCGGGGTTGACGGCGAAGGTTCAGTTGACGGTGAGTGACGCGGACACGGCGCAGGCGCTGGGCTCGGGCGACGTCCCGGTGCTGGGCACCCCGCGGGTGATCGCGCTGGCGGAGGCGGCCACCGTGGCGGCCACCGCGCGGGTGCTGGAGTCGGGACAGACCACGGTCGGGGTACGCGTCGAGCTGGATCACCGGTCCGCGACCCCGGTAGGCCGTAGCGTGGTGGCGGAGGCGCTGCTGACGAAGGTCGACGGCCGCCGGCTCACCTTCGAGGTGACCGTGCGCGACGGCGACACCGTCGCGGCGGAGGGTCGGGTAGAGCGGGTCCTGGTGGACCGGCACCGGTTCGTGGAGAAGGCGACTGGCTGA
- a CDS encoding VWA domain-containing protein produces the protein MIRFLEPWWLLALLPVLALAAAYACRHLLRRFRRDTALPFSNLELLRSLVPRGLGWRRHVAAATFLAALFALVAALARPSLEVEEPLERATIILAIDVSLSMQAGDVEPTRMEAAQAAAKDFVTELPGSYNLGLVSFAKSANVLVSPGKDREAVTEAIDALQMAEATATGEAVLTSLDAIKAVPGAGAEGPPPARIVLLSDGYRTYGRSIEEAAAAAVEANVPVTTIAFGTDTGMVDIAGQMQRVPVDREALAQLAETTGGFFYEAASAAELAQVYQDMGSSIGHRTVPKEIGQWFAGVALLFGLAAGSLSLLWASRLP, from the coding sequence ATGATCCGTTTCCTGGAGCCGTGGTGGCTGCTGGCGCTGCTGCCGGTGCTGGCGCTGGCCGCCGCGTACGCCTGCCGGCACCTGCTGCGCCGGTTCCGCCGGGACACCGCGCTGCCGTTCAGCAACCTGGAGCTGCTGCGCTCACTGGTGCCGCGCGGGCTGGGCTGGCGCCGCCATGTGGCCGCCGCGACGTTCCTCGCCGCGCTGTTCGCGCTGGTGGCGGCGCTGGCCCGGCCGTCGCTGGAGGTGGAGGAGCCGCTGGAGCGGGCGACCATCATCCTGGCCATCGACGTGTCGCTGTCCATGCAGGCGGGCGACGTCGAGCCGACCCGGATGGAGGCCGCGCAGGCGGCGGCCAAGGATTTCGTGACCGAGCTGCCCGGGTCGTACAACCTGGGTCTGGTCTCCTTCGCCAAGTCGGCCAACGTGCTGGTGTCGCCGGGCAAGGACCGCGAGGCGGTGACCGAGGCGATCGACGCCCTGCAGATGGCGGAGGCGACGGCCACCGGCGAGGCCGTGCTGACCTCGCTGGACGCGATCAAGGCGGTGCCGGGGGCCGGTGCCGAGGGCCCGCCGCCGGCCCGGATCGTGCTGCTGTCCGACGGGTATCGCACGTACGGCCGCTCGATCGAGGAGGCGGCCGCGGCGGCGGTCGAGGCGAACGTGCCGGTGACCACCATCGCGTTCGGCACCGACACCGGCATGGTCGACATCGCGGGCCAGATGCAGCGGGTGCCGGTGGACCGGGAGGCGCTGGCGCAGCTGGCGGAGACGACCGGCGGCTTCTTCTACGAGGCGGCGTCGGCGGCCGAGCTGGCCCAGGTCTACCAGGACATGGGCTCGTCCATCGGGCACCGGACGGTGCCGAAGGAGATCGGCCAGTGGTTCGCCGGGGTGGCGCTGCTGTTCGGCCTGGCGGCCGGGTCGCTCAGCCTGCTCTGGGCGTCGCGGCTGCCCTGA
- the asnB gene encoding asparagine synthase (glutamine-hydrolyzing) → MCGLLAFFSSQGTVDGYAEPLREALERLHHRGPDETGLDVVGTDAIFAHKRLAIIDVEFSKEPLPWSPPEADGTEAAEPRYLLTFNGEIYNYVELRQELIDTCGATFATQGDGEVIVAGYHYWGEAVLDRLRGMFAFVIWDRQERAAFGARDPFGIKPLHYLHTVDGLFLASEKKALLPFAASATAGNAGLGPVELSHLLTFQYVPEPHTLHRGIERIGSGECLTWRPGPADGPRNGGELTRRRWFRPVLRPTPVEHPQRLFDEIRETLRESVRLHMRSDVPVGAFLSSGIDSTAVVALAREWNPDILTFTVGYDVAGYSEIDVAQDSARQLGVTTIPTKIGAQDMMDALPRIVWHLDDPVADPSLVPLYHVAKTAAEHVTVVLSGEGADEFFGGYAIYREPLSLAPVTRLPDPFQRGLRAISKAIPHGVRGKSYLERGTTPLTSRFSGNSRIFTDDAEIRRLLRRKDAADAAARFTDVTAPYFAEAAADGLDEVATMQYVDIHTWLRGDILVKADRMSMAHSLELRVPFLDREVFAIAARIPQEFKVPPRSHATKYALRKALEQVVPPAIVNRPKLGFPTPTRVWLAGEMFDWAREILHTSGADDLLDLTYVDGLLKEHRAGTADHSRKIWTVLVFCVWHSIFVARTLDPGIGRNASALLTKPVVGSMVS, encoded by the coding sequence GTGTGCGGACTTTTGGCCTTTTTCAGTAGTCAGGGCACGGTCGACGGGTATGCCGAGCCACTCCGCGAGGCCCTGGAGCGGCTGCACCACCGGGGCCCGGACGAGACCGGCCTGGACGTCGTCGGCACCGACGCGATCTTCGCGCACAAGCGGCTGGCCATCATCGACGTCGAGTTCTCCAAGGAGCCGCTGCCCTGGTCGCCGCCGGAGGCGGACGGCACCGAGGCGGCCGAGCCGCGCTACCTGCTCACCTTCAACGGCGAGATCTACAACTACGTCGAGCTGCGCCAGGAGCTGATCGACACCTGCGGCGCCACGTTCGCCACGCAGGGCGACGGCGAGGTCATCGTCGCCGGATACCACTACTGGGGCGAGGCGGTGCTGGACCGGCTGCGGGGCATGTTCGCCTTCGTGATCTGGGACCGGCAGGAGCGGGCCGCGTTCGGCGCGCGTGACCCGTTCGGCATCAAGCCGCTGCACTACCTGCACACCGTGGACGGGCTGTTCCTGGCCAGCGAGAAGAAGGCGCTGCTGCCGTTCGCGGCCAGCGCGACGGCGGGCAACGCCGGCCTCGGCCCGGTGGAGCTGTCCCACCTGCTCACCTTCCAGTACGTGCCGGAGCCGCACACGCTGCACCGCGGGATCGAGCGCATCGGCTCGGGGGAGTGCCTGACCTGGCGGCCCGGCCCCGCCGACGGCCCGCGCAACGGCGGCGAGCTGACCCGGCGCCGCTGGTTCCGGCCGGTGCTGCGGCCCACCCCGGTCGAGCACCCGCAGCGGCTGTTCGACGAGATCCGCGAGACGCTGCGCGAGAGCGTGCGCCTGCACATGCGCTCGGACGTGCCGGTCGGCGCGTTCCTGTCCAGCGGCATCGACTCCACCGCGGTGGTCGCGCTGGCCCGGGAGTGGAACCCGGACATCCTGACCTTCACGGTCGGTTACGACGTGGCCGGGTACTCCGAGATCGACGTGGCCCAGGACTCGGCGCGGCAGCTCGGGGTGACCACGATCCCCACCAAGATCGGTGCGCAGGACATGATGGACGCGCTGCCGCGCATCGTCTGGCACCTGGACGACCCGGTCGCCGACCCGTCGCTGGTGCCGCTCTACCACGTCGCCAAGACCGCGGCGGAGCACGTCACGGTGGTGCTGTCCGGCGAGGGCGCGGACGAGTTCTTCGGCGGGTACGCCATCTACCGCGAGCCGCTGTCGCTGGCCCCCGTGACGCGGCTGCCGGACCCGTTCCAGCGCGGCCTGCGGGCGATCTCCAAGGCCATCCCGCACGGCGTGCGCGGCAAGAGCTACCTCGAACGCGGCACCACGCCGCTGACCTCACGCTTCAGCGGCAACTCGCGCATCTTCACCGACGACGCCGAGATCCGCCGCCTGCTGCGCCGCAAGGACGCCGCCGACGCCGCGGCCCGATTCACCGACGTGACCGCGCCGTACTTCGCCGAGGCCGCCGCCGACGGCCTGGACGAGGTGGCGACCATGCAGTACGTCGACATCCACACCTGGCTGCGCGGCGACATCCTGGTCAAGGCCGACCGCATGTCCATGGCGCACTCGCTGGAGCTGCGGGTGCCGTTCCTGGACCGCGAGGTGTTCGCGATCGCCGCGCGCATCCCGCAGGAGTTCAAGGTGCCGCCGCGCTCGCACGCCACCAAGTACGCGCTGCGTAAGGCGCTGGAGCAGGTGGTGCCGCCGGCCATCGTCAACCGGCCGAAGCTCGGCTTCCCCACGCCGACCCGGGTGTGGCTGGCCGGCGAGATGTTCGACTGGGCGCGGGAGATCCTGCACACCTCCGGCGCCGACGACCTGCTCGACCTGACGTATGTGGACGGCCTGCTCAAGGAGCACCGGGCCGGGACGGCGGACCACTCCCGCAAGATCTGGACGGTGCTGGTGTTCTGCGTCTGGCACTCCATCTTCGTGGCCCGCACCCTGGACCCCGGGATCGGCCGCAACGCCTCGGCGCTGCTGACGAAACCCGTCGTCGGCTCGATGGTTTCCTGA
- a CDS encoding carboxymuconolactone decarboxylase family protein, with product MRLPSLSRSWRFSDRVKLKIIRLASGRPPADILKILHYRREFFGEPFTDWVHQVLRGPSEWSVGERELMAAFVSHLNQCRFCEGSHAAIADVTLGPDVTAAALADWRTAPLRPALRAAFALLEVLTLRPAEVGPEHIEAAYAHGVTEQGVRDVIHVCGIFCTINRIADAVDFAVPDDKGLKGDAYQLLKRGYAIS from the coding sequence GTGCGGCTGCCTAGCCTGAGCCGGTCCTGGCGCTTCAGCGACCGGGTCAAACTGAAGATCATCCGGCTGGCCAGCGGCCGCCCGCCGGCCGACATCCTGAAGATCCTGCACTACCGCCGGGAGTTCTTCGGCGAGCCGTTCACCGACTGGGTGCACCAGGTGCTGCGCGGCCCGTCGGAGTGGAGCGTCGGCGAGCGCGAGCTGATGGCCGCCTTCGTGTCGCACCTCAACCAGTGCCGCTTCTGCGAGGGCAGCCACGCCGCGATCGCGGACGTGACGCTCGGGCCGGACGTGACCGCCGCGGCGCTCGCCGACTGGCGCACCGCCCCGCTGCGCCCGGCGCTGCGGGCCGCGTTCGCGCTGCTGGAGGTGCTCACGCTGCGGCCGGCCGAGGTCGGCCCGGAGCACATCGAGGCGGCGTACGCCCACGGCGTCACCGAGCAGGGCGTGCGCGACGTGATCCACGTCTGCGGCATCTTCTGCACCATCAACCGGATCGCCGACGCGGTGGACTTCGCCGTGCCCGACGACAAGGGCCTCAAGGGCGACGCGTACCAGCTGCTCAAGCGCGGCTACGCGATCAGCTGA
- a CDS encoding acetone carboxylase encodes MTEADAPLICSRKGCRAAATWELRWNNPKLHEPARRKVWLACDEHRQTLADFLSARGFLRETLPLT; translated from the coding sequence GTGACCGAGGCCGACGCTCCCCTGATCTGCTCGCGCAAGGGCTGCCGCGCCGCTGCCACCTGGGAGCTGCGCTGGAACAACCCGAAGCTGCACGAGCCCGCCCGGCGCAAGGTCTGGCTGGCCTGCGACGAGCACCGGCAGACGCTGGCCGACTTCCTGTCCGCCCGGGGCTTCCTGCGCGAGACGCTGCCGCTGACCTGA
- a CDS encoding MBL fold metallo-hydrolase encodes MTEFTEIADGVHVLVYPYLRVNCTLITGETGALLVDTLSTGTQARELHEAVLRVTTKPLGIVNTHFHFDHCFGNATLAGPATPIWGHQECARELRENGLAWQRVWEQELLGDDERIAREVGLTEIKPPNTEVAREDLIDIGGRLVKVSWHGRGHTAGDLVVRVDDVLVAGDLVEEGAPPGFADAFPLDWPETLRALAVAAGPDTVVVPGHGEIVDAEFLNIAHDELAALDWLIREAHGDGGDVAKVAAASSLSRWGAAGQREAEHAVRRGYAQLDAATPNVLS; translated from the coding sequence ATGACGGAGTTCACCGAGATCGCCGACGGGGTGCATGTGCTGGTGTACCCGTACCTGCGGGTCAACTGCACGCTGATCACCGGGGAGACGGGCGCGCTGCTGGTGGACACGCTGTCCACCGGGACGCAGGCGCGCGAGCTGCACGAGGCGGTGCTGCGGGTGACCACCAAGCCGCTGGGCATCGTGAACACGCACTTCCACTTCGACCACTGCTTCGGCAACGCGACGCTGGCCGGGCCCGCCACCCCGATCTGGGGCCACCAGGAGTGCGCGCGCGAGCTGCGCGAGAACGGCCTGGCCTGGCAGCGCGTCTGGGAGCAGGAGCTGCTCGGCGACGACGAGCGGATCGCGCGCGAGGTGGGCCTGACCGAGATCAAGCCGCCGAACACCGAGGTGGCCCGCGAGGATCTGATCGACATCGGCGGGCGGCTGGTCAAGGTGTCCTGGCACGGCCGCGGCCACACCGCCGGCGACCTGGTGGTACGCGTCGACGACGTGCTCGTCGCCGGGGACCTGGTAGAGGAGGGCGCCCCGCCCGGCTTCGCCGACGCGTTCCCGCTGGACTGGCCGGAGACGCTGCGTGCGCTGGCCGTGGCGGCGGGGCCGGACACGGTGGTGGTGCCGGGGCACGGCGAGATCGTCGACGCCGAGTTCCTGAACATCGCGCACGACGAGCTGGCCGCGCTGGACTGGCTGATCCGGGAGGCGCACGGCGACGGCGGGGACGTGGCGAAGGTTGCCGCGGCCAGCTCGCTAAGCCGCTGGGGCGCCGCCGGGCAGCGCGAGGCCGAGCACGCGGTGCGGCGTGGCTACGCCCAGCTGGACGCGGCCACGCCGAACGTGCTCAGCTGA
- a CDS encoding PH domain-containing protein: MTEPHPVPYAAPAPGPLDPWPGEVTWRPVSPRLVWLELTRVVINTAVLLAACAVVGVLWSTRWAVIGAVVVVVLDVTRAVVAVRAARSYGYAERERDLLVRHGRMVRHLSIVPYARMQFVDVVAGPLERAFGLATVQLHTAAAASDATVPGLEPAEAARLRDRLAALGEDAGEGL, encoded by the coding sequence GTGACCGAGCCGCACCCCGTCCCGTACGCCGCACCGGCCCCCGGCCCGCTCGACCCGTGGCCGGGCGAGGTCACCTGGCGCCCCGTCTCGCCCCGCCTGGTCTGGCTGGAGCTGACCCGGGTCGTCATCAATACCGCCGTGCTGCTGGCCGCGTGCGCCGTCGTCGGCGTGCTCTGGAGCACCCGGTGGGCCGTGATCGGCGCCGTCGTCGTGGTCGTGCTCGACGTGACCCGCGCCGTGGTCGCCGTCCGCGCCGCCCGCTCCTACGGCTACGCCGAGCGCGAGCGCGACCTGCTGGTCCGGCACGGGCGCATGGTGCGCCACCTGTCGATCGTGCCGTACGCCCGGATGCAGTTCGTCGACGTGGTCGCGGGCCCGCTCGAACGCGCCTTCGGGCTGGCCACGGTGCAGCTGCACACGGCCGCCGCCGCCTCGGACGCCACCGTGCCCGGCCTGGAGCCCGCCGAGGCGGCCCGGCTGCGCGACCGGCTCGCCGCCCTCGGCGAGGACGCCGGTGAGGGGCTATGA
- the fabG gene encoding 3-oxoacyl-ACP reductase FabG: MSRTVLVTGGNRGIGLAIAQAFAKQGDRVAITHRGTFDQAAAPDILGVTCDVTDSDAVDAAFTTIENELGPVEVLVANAGITDDTLLMRMSEEQFSRVLDTNLTGAWRCARRAATKMVRGRFGRMIFISSVVGLYGGAGQVNYAASKAGLVGVARSITRELGSRNITANVVAPGFIETDMTDKLTEDRKAEIRKAIPAGRIAAVDEVAGVVTWLAGDTAGYISGAVIPVDGGLGMGH, from the coding sequence GTGTCCCGTACCGTCCTGGTCACCGGCGGCAACCGCGGCATCGGCCTGGCCATCGCGCAGGCGTTCGCCAAGCAGGGCGACCGCGTCGCCATCACCCACCGGGGCACCTTCGACCAGGCCGCCGCGCCCGACATCCTGGGCGTCACCTGCGACGTCACCGACTCCGACGCGGTCGACGCGGCGTTCACCACCATCGAGAACGAGCTGGGCCCGGTGGAGGTGCTGGTCGCCAACGCCGGCATCACCGACGACACGCTGCTGATGCGCATGTCGGAGGAGCAGTTCAGCCGGGTGCTCGACACCAACCTCACCGGCGCGTGGCGCTGCGCCCGCCGGGCCGCGACCAAGATGGTCCGGGGCCGCTTCGGCCGCATGATCTTCATCTCGTCGGTGGTCGGCCTCTACGGCGGCGCCGGTCAGGTCAACTACGCGGCCAGCAAGGCCGGTCTGGTCGGCGTGGCCCGCTCCATCACCCGTGAGCTGGGCTCGCGCAACATCACCGCCAACGTGGTGGCGCCCGGTTTCATCGAGACCGACATGACCGACAAGCTCACCGAGGACCGCAAGGCCGAGATCCGCAAGGCCATCCCGGCCGGCCGCATCGCCGCGGTCGACGAGGTCGCCGGCGTGGTCACCTGGCTCGCGGGCGACACCGCCGGCTACATCTCCGGCGCGGTCATCCCGGTCGACGGCGGCCTCGGCATGGGCCACTGA
- a CDS encoding DUF58 domain-containing protein, producing MSGAAGRAVSGTGQAAVDAARGGGEAALRRLQLLVNRRLDGLLQGDYLGLLPGAGSEAGESREYRAGDDVRRMDWPVTARTTVPHVRLTVADRELETWLAVDLSPSLDFGTARLLKRDLVLAATAAMTHLTVRGGNRVGAVVSRGGGDLVRRPALPGRREAQGLLRTIARLIDEDPARRQPGPSARGFGETVAKKPLIRALSPKLRAGKHGAAGGAREASRGADSLGALIGALNSPPRRRGLAVIISDFLDPPERWAWPLRKLATRHEVLAIEVLDPCELALPDAGVLELLDPETGILHEVQTGDRRLRRRYADAAARQRELVADAVRTAGARQVRLRTDSDWLLDLVRFVAAQRHRRTRGGSR from the coding sequence ATGAGCGGGGCTGCCGGGCGGGCCGTATCCGGCACCGGCCAGGCGGCCGTGGACGCGGCGCGCGGCGGCGGCGAGGCGGCGCTACGCCGGCTGCAACTGCTGGTCAACCGCCGTCTGGACGGCCTGCTCCAGGGCGACTACCTGGGCCTGCTGCCCGGTGCGGGCAGCGAGGCGGGCGAGTCGCGGGAGTACCGGGCGGGCGACGACGTGCGCCGGATGGACTGGCCGGTCACCGCCCGCACAACGGTGCCGCACGTGCGGCTGACCGTCGCCGACCGGGAGCTGGAGACCTGGCTGGCCGTCGACCTGTCGCCCAGCCTCGACTTCGGCACCGCCCGCCTGCTCAAACGCGATCTGGTGCTGGCCGCGACGGCGGCGATGACCCACCTCACGGTACGCGGGGGCAACCGCGTCGGAGCCGTCGTGAGCCGCGGCGGCGGCGACCTGGTCCGCCGCCCCGCCCTCCCCGGCCGCCGCGAGGCGCAGGGCCTCCTCCGCACCATCGCCCGCCTCATCGACGAGGACCCCGCCCGCCGCCAGCCGGGCCCGTCGGCTCGCGGTTTCGGGGAAACTGTGGCAAAGAAGCCCCTGATTCGTGCACTTTCCCCGAAACTGCGAGCCGGAAAGCACGGCGCGGCGGGTGGAGCACGGGAGGCGAGCCGGGGGGCGGACAGTCTGGGGGCGCTGATCGGGGCGTTGAACAGTCCGCCGCGGCGGCGGGGGCTTGCAGTGATCATCTCGGACTTTCTCGATCCGCCGGAGCGGTGGGCGTGGCCGCTGCGCAAGCTGGCCACCCGGCACGAGGTGCTGGCGATCGAGGTGCTCGATCCGTGCGAGCTGGCGCTGCCCGACGCCGGCGTGCTGGAGCTGCTCGACCCGGAGACGGGCATCCTGCACGAGGTGCAGACCGGTGACCGCAGGCTGCGCCGCCGCTACGCCGACGCCGCCGCCCGGCAGCGGGAGCTGGTCGCCGACGCCGTACGCACGGCCGGGGCGCGGCAGGTGCGGCTGCGCACCGACTCGGACTGGCTGCTGGACCTGGTGCGATTCGTCGCCGCCCAGCGGCACCGCCGGACCCGCGGGGGGAGCCGATGA
- a CDS encoding PH domain-containing protein, giving the protein MTSPAHPPEPATGAATPAPRTPDPVPAPGAPPAGGPLMIARQRLHPLSPVLKSVRTLIIVIAAVSWRGLQNLGTKNYALAVLGLLVLVLLYSAVAWRFTGYQVVGRELRIHEGVLFRRTRAVPLERLQSIEVVQPVLARLAGLAELRLDVAGAAKSEAPLAFLPLAEATALRGRLLALTARTPAPAETAGEPAAEQPDEPDIHRVDDNDVVVSQFLTPPVMFTPLAVLYIVGQLMLNSDFGIFAIASMATAVAGTIGAPVMRILNFWNFRLGRTDDGRLRIRHGLLETRSQLVAPRRIQSLTVTWPLLWRGKGWLRVTLAVAGQNSAVNADGQRSRAETDRLLPVATLETARALVPLAVPGIDLGALPLSPVPARAVWLAPLRHRVLAAGLTDAGFAAVDGLTTRQLTVVPYARIQSVRVVQGPWQRRLDLATVYVDVAGATPAAAVHRPLAEAFGWAGELTERARAARADV; this is encoded by the coding sequence ATGACCTCGCCCGCGCACCCGCCCGAGCCGGCCACCGGCGCGGCAACCCCCGCGCCGCGCACCCCTGACCCGGTGCCCGCCCCCGGCGCGCCGCCGGCCGGCGGGCCGCTGATGATCGCGCGGCAGCGGCTGCACCCGCTGAGCCCCGTGCTCAAGAGCGTGCGCACGCTGATCATCGTCATCGCCGCGGTGTCCTGGCGCGGCCTGCAGAACCTCGGCACGAAGAACTACGCCCTGGCCGTGCTCGGCCTGCTGGTGCTCGTCCTGCTCTACTCGGCCGTGGCCTGGCGGTTCACCGGCTACCAGGTGGTCGGCCGGGAGCTGCGCATCCACGAGGGCGTGCTGTTCCGGCGCACCCGCGCGGTGCCGCTGGAGCGGCTGCAGTCCATCGAAGTGGTGCAGCCGGTGCTGGCCCGGCTCGCGGGCCTGGCCGAGCTGCGGCTGGACGTGGCGGGCGCGGCCAAGTCCGAGGCCCCGCTGGCGTTCCTGCCGCTGGCCGAGGCCACCGCGCTGCGCGGCCGCCTGCTCGCCCTCACCGCCCGCACTCCGGCCCCGGCCGAGACAGCCGGGGAACCCGCGGCCGAGCAGCCCGACGAGCCCGACATCCACCGGGTCGACGACAACGACGTGGTGGTCAGCCAGTTCCTCACCCCGCCGGTGATGTTCACCCCGCTGGCCGTGCTCTACATCGTCGGCCAGCTCATGCTGAACAGCGACTTCGGCATCTTCGCCATCGCGAGCATGGCCACCGCCGTGGCCGGCACCATCGGCGCGCCGGTGATGCGCATCCTGAACTTCTGGAACTTCCGGCTGGGCCGCACCGACGACGGCCGCCTGCGCATCCGGCACGGACTGCTGGAGACGCGCAGCCAGCTGGTGGCCCCACGGCGCATCCAGTCGCTGACCGTCACCTGGCCGCTGCTGTGGCGCGGCAAGGGCTGGCTGCGGGTCACCCTCGCCGTGGCCGGGCAGAACAGCGCGGTGAACGCCGACGGCCAGCGCAGCCGCGCCGAGACCGACCGGCTGCTGCCGGTGGCCACCCTGGAGACCGCCCGTGCCCTGGTCCCGCTGGCGGTGCCGGGCATCGACCTCGGGGCGCTGCCGCTGTCGCCGGTCCCGGCCCGTGCCGTCTGGCTCGCCCCGCTGCGGCACCGGGTGCTGGCCGCGGGGCTCACCGACGCCGGGTTCGCCGCCGTGGACGGGCTGACCACCCGCCAGCTGACCGTGGTGCCGTACGCCCGCATCCAGAGCGTCCGCGTGGTGCAGGGACCGTGGCAGCGCCGCCTGGACCTGGCCACGGTATACGTCGACGTGGCCGGCGCGACCCCGGCCGCCGCCGTGCACCGCCCGCTCGCGGAGGCTTTCGGCTGGGCCGGTGAACTCACCGAGCGCGCTCGCGCCGCCCGCGCGGATGTATAA
- a CDS encoding MoxR family ATPase: protein MQPITCDNPAPGLPDGAVTGPAQDATLLERAMFEVKKVIVGQDRLVERMFVALLARGHCLLEGVPGVAKTLAVETLATVAGGSFARVQFTPDLVPADIVGTRIYRAGSETFDVELGPVFVNFLLADEINRAPAKVQSALLEVMAERHVSLGGATHPVPAPFLVMATQNPIEQEGVYPLPEAQRDRFLLKVLVGYPTDSEEREIVYRMGVAPPRAEPVLSTELLLGLQERADQVFVHNALVDYAVRVVLATRAPADHGLSDVARLIQYGASPRASLGLVRATRALAMLRGRDYALPQDVLDIAPDILRHRLVLSYDALADEVPADFVVGRVLSAVPLPSVAPRQQAT, encoded by the coding sequence GTGCAGCCCATCACCTGTGACAACCCTGCCCCGGGACTGCCCGACGGCGCCGTGACGGGCCCCGCCCAGGACGCCACGCTGCTCGAACGGGCCATGTTCGAGGTGAAGAAGGTGATCGTCGGGCAGGACCGGCTGGTGGAGCGGATGTTCGTGGCGCTGCTGGCGCGCGGGCACTGCCTGCTGGAGGGCGTGCCCGGGGTGGCCAAGACGCTGGCCGTGGAGACGCTGGCCACCGTCGCCGGCGGCTCGTTCGCGCGAGTGCAGTTCACCCCCGACCTGGTCCCCGCCGACATCGTCGGCACGCGCATCTACCGGGCCGGCAGCGAGACGTTCGACGTCGAGCTGGGCCCGGTCTTCGTGAACTTCCTGCTGGCCGACGAGATCAACCGCGCGCCCGCCAAGGTGCAGTCGGCGCTGCTGGAGGTGATGGCCGAGCGGCACGTGTCGCTGGGCGGCGCCACCCACCCGGTGCCGGCCCCGTTCCTGGTGATGGCGACGCAGAACCCGATCGAGCAGGAGGGCGTGTATCCGCTGCCCGAGGCGCAGCGCGACCGCTTCCTGCTCAAGGTGCTGGTCGGCTACCCGACCGACAGCGAGGAGCGGGAGATCGTCTACCGGATGGGCGTCGCGCCGCCGCGCGCCGAGCCGGTGCTGTCCACCGAGCTGCTGCTGGGCCTGCAGGAACGCGCCGACCAGGTGTTCGTCCACAACGCGCTGGTCGACTACGCGGTGCGCGTGGTGCTGGCGACCCGGGCCCCGGCCGACCACGGCCTGTCCGACGTGGCCCGGCTCATCCAGTACGGCGCCAGCCCGCGCGCCTCGCTGGGCCTGGTGCGCGCCACCCGGGCGCTGGCCATGCTGCGCGGGCGCGACTACGCGCTGCCGCAGGACGTGCTCGACATCGCGCCGGACATCCTGCGGCACCGGCTGGTGCTCAGCTATGACGCGCTCGCCGACGAGGTGCCCGCCGACTTCGTGGTCGGCCGGGTGCTGTCGGCCGTGCCGCTGCCCTCGGTCGCCCCGCGCCAGCAGGCGACATGA